The window CCAACCCCCAGTCTGATGAGGAAATAGaattatttgagcccataaactgtcttctgttcgcacgtgtgtgacagaccTCTTAATGTTTTTGACTTATATAATTTGTGGAATCACTGAATTTCACTGCCTTTATTTCTAGACGAGTGTGCACGTGGAAATGGTACAAACTATGAAGGAAAAGTATCAATTACAAAGTCTGGCAGAGACTGTCAGTACTGGTCAAGCAATTTTCCACATCGCCACAGGTAAGAAGCTCCAGTAGAAGTCCAATTGCAAATGTATTTCCATAATCTCTGTAATCCACACAGTACTATAGCTTCTCACTTTTTTGCCTTGGAACTGGAACTAATTACTTTTTATTGCTTCAGGGAGAATAACAGAAGTGACCTGAATCCTGGCTACCTGCTAGAAAACCAGTGCAGGAACCCAGACAACTCAGCAGATGGACCTTGGTGCTTTACGCGAGACCCACTTGTTCGGCGTGAGACATGCAATGTACCTGTATGTGGTAAGCAGCCTTTCAGAACTAGGCTCCTATACAATGGCGCAAGGTTTCCTGGGAGTTCTATTGAATGTGTGTAGGTTGTCTCTGCTGGTATGTCTTTTCTTGTGCACTTACTTGTAACATGTCTATGCTAAGCATATTCAAATAActtgaatgtgtttgtgtgtcttagGCAAGGTCTACAACCCAACTATTCCTGTCCTCCACAATTCTACTTACAACACCAAGGATTGTTTGACTGATCTGGGAATTCATTACGAAGACAACCTGTCAGTGTCAATAAGTGGCCTGACATGTCTCAAGTGGAACTCATCCAAGGCCTTGGAATTAAGCAAAACTAAGGAATTCTCCTCATTTgtaaaacttaaagaaaactaCTGTCGCAACCCAGACCTGGACGAAGAAGGGCCTTGGTGTTTTGTGGACCATCCCAACAAGACCTTTGAGTACTGCAAGTTAGATTTCTGTGGTAAGTCACAAAGACGAGAAGCTAACTCTGTTGGCTGTGTGTTAAAACTCAGCCAGCCCAGTCTTGTGAAGACATCTGACAATAATCAGATTCTGGGCGATCCCTGTTCTTCCAAAACTGTCcgtgtttctgttctgttctttGATGTGCAGATACCCCTCTTGATGAGTATATCGTAGACAATGTAAACCAGTCTGGCCGTACTGTAATTCAAGGACCCAAGAAAACTCACTTTAACCCCAGAAGCTTTGGGAATGGAGAAGCAGGTAGGATATTTGAAGTCTTGTTAATGCTATATGCAACCACAGGTTTGTCAGATGATAGAAGAAAAATACCACTTAAGGGGCTGAAAGCTAAAATATGCAGTAAAACAAGAGTTAACAGGTGGTTATTATTAGAACTGTGACAAAAAGGGAAAActtttatattaaacaaataaatcataaatttaaaaagcacCCCTTTTTGGTGCTTTACAAGATCAGAGATATAGTACCATTGcttatatgttttttgtttcttttattcaaGTGGAGCACTGACACATTGACATGGtcagtattacacagtaagtaagAACTAGCGGAAATGGCATTATAAAGTCCAATGCCTGAGCTGCTAGACTACCAAACCCGCCAAATGCTGCGAATCATGTTAATAAATGCTTtgaagcagtggttctcaagtttagTGCAATGAGCTCCCTGTGAGCGCAGGTTTTCAGTCCAACCagtttctgcttttaattggactcaGACTTTAATTAGGCAAGTTGGAATTTTAcagtttgtgtatatattttttgtatcaacccagaaattacaaactggatATGCTAAATGTGTACAGAATGAAGCAAGAATGCGTATGTGTGTTAAATGGGTAAGGATGAATTCTTTCAggtttttaatactgttttttgttCTGGTTATTTTAAGCTATTAACTAATCATGCACACAGGTATGTAACAGTGAAATAGCTGCCCATTAATATTTCGTGTTTGCactggtgtctgctctgctcattggTAATTGTCAGCAGTTAAATAGATTTAAAACAGCATATtccaatgaaaaagtgaaaacggCAAAACTGATAGATATAAAGAATACAATAATTCTTATGAGTGTAAATCTCACACCActgcacttttctgaatgcaaaataaaagaagggGAAGAACATAGCTATTTTATGTAATAGTATGAggaccacagagaaaaaaaaattagggacttccatactaattaaataatgagatcaattaaagatAAAATGACTCATTATTATAacactggttggaacaaaaacctgtagccacagtggccTCCAGGGCTGAGCATTAAAACATCTGCCTTAAAGCACTAAAAAAACTACTATCAATAATTATATAAAGTCaggcaaatacaaaaataagttacAGGTACTTAGCATATACCAAAATATTAGTGatgtgaaaaagaggaaaacagaAAGTCCAGAATAATGCAAATCCATTACAGAAACAAAGCACTATTTGTAATAATACAGACAAAATGGTCTGGACAAAATTGACAGTGGCCAGATTTGTATGGTTTTAGTTACTAGATATGCTTGAATGATGGGTTGCTCAGTCTAGCTGACTAATGGGAAAAAGCTGAAGGGTAAAGACGGAACTTAAATTTAGAGCTGTCAACCAGAGTTAGCATTTCACCAAAGTTGCATAGCAACTAGCTTTAACTATGAGCAACACATTATTCCTTTCCTGACCTGATTGTTTTGTTCATAATAGACATTaatatttcttataatttttatGCTTTCCATGTTTGTGATCATGTTACCAGTTTAATGGCAGTGATATGATTTGTAATGCTTCATATTACATGGTACTATTTTTTATTCGACCATGTTTAACTCAGAGCTGCAGTCAGTTCTAATGTTTACAATGTGTCACTGAAACCAAGAAGTCATTCAGTACCTGAGGCTCAACTGACAATATCTTGTGTATCTTTTAATACTGAGGGAATGGCATTGTTTTGCATGACTGCCAGCATTATGCTTAGGTGTGTACGTTAAACAGATACAGGTATATGTTGTGACATATACAAGTGTAGCTATAAAAAGAGAGAAACTAATAACTAAGGTATTTGCAGGagatatttatatttgttattacattttaatttcaacTGACTTACACATTACAAGCACattatacaaatgtatttatttacttcaacTGCCTGACACATTATAAGCACATTATACaactgtatttatttacagttgAAAGAATGCAAAGTAAAGGAAATAGCCCTGGACTCAGAGACATTAGTATACAGAAACTTTGCACACTGTGCAGCACATTTTTAATTGCAGGGGAAGAACACTTTAATAAGATACAAGAGCGTTTCACAATAAGCAATGAAAGAATGAAGGAAGCATATAAAGAGAAGACTAGACCACAGAAAGAGGACCCAGGAAAATACCTCAGGGTGAAATAATGTAGACATATGATTATACTTCACACTTCTAGGTTTGTGGATTTCTGTAAGGTTATACAGTGGAtcgttggtaaaaaaaaaaaaaaaaaaaaaagaactttgctACTTCTAGCACACATAACTAAGGACTTCACAGGTTCTTCATAAACAACCTGTATTTAAACACTGGTTGACAAGCTAACACATACACTCAGATATGATGCTGCTCAATGGCAGATGTttaagtaaatgacaaaatgaaaggaaCATATTTGTTGCTTCTAAAAAGGTGTGGGCACAACGataattatataattaacatCCCATAATACTTAAAACCATGCGTAAATATATAGTGCAGATCAAATAGATCATTATGCTTGCTAtaatggcttgaaaaatggatcaAAAGGATTCTGaaagagagaggcagagagatGGTGGTGGAAGAACATCTGGCAGGAACTTtagtgatgaaatgtattaatctGCTGATGTCTGGCTTGGAAGAAGGGAAAAATATCAGCTACAATGTGAATGAAAACACAAACCATTTGACGTGATGTCCCATGCATTGAgttgaaatataagaaaaaacaaacacgcCATGATCAATAATTTCACTGCATGTGTAAATCTAAGGTTACAGTAGAATGTTTTAAGAAGAAACTAGGGggattcgccccctgcttgctttgttcgGCAATCCCCCAGgcctgtgctatgtgccagccacttcacgtctctgctgcttgcgtatgtggatttcactttcaccaaacaacaaatcttttaattctcacagatacgcctcttcattaggaagaaacagtacttttccctgatgtcagcatgaattagacgatctacaagtctccaacttaaagtttaaatccgaacaatatatttgatctcttttcgctgttccgttatttcatcgagtaataatttcagtttttttgcgttaatgcgatctttactatcatttttttgagactttcgaatttcagtactttcattatctctaacctgctctgcatgtgtatcgtgccaatgtttttgaattatttacgacattctacgttgtcatctactctttgtcttttatttccagccccaggcatggttaaatctcttggcacaaagtcttgtctcgcaggacatgaaaatatctctctgaaaaagtcttgtctcatcccaggtttttttttattataatagagagatatccatTGTGAACTCCACAGAGAGGATTATTGTGGTTTTGACGTGGTGTGTATAACTCTTATTGCACCTACAAATGTACTTTTGCCAGTAAAATGCTGCTGTTAAGACCAGACTGAAGACCCTGTGCCAAGTATTGTTTTGAGAGAAAAGATCTGGATTTCTTGTAGAAGATGCTACTGGTGTCTAATAGTAAAGTGGCAAAGAGATTTAAATTGAGAATAGCATTATGTCAATTATTCCCTCTCTCTGACTTTCAGATTGTGGTAAGAGACCcctgtttgaaaaaataaataaagaggatGCCACTGATAAAGAGCTGCTTCAGTCTTATGTAAAAGAACGAGTTGTTGGTGGAAAGGATGCAAAAGAAGGCAGTGCTCCCTGGTAAGTTGTCAGAGAGTAGCCAAACACCAAATGGACATGAGGTTtgttgttatcttttttttttcttagcagaGCGAGCATCCTGTCATGACATACTTTGGTTTGAATTTTTCAGGCAGGTGATGTTGTATAAGAAGGCTCCTCAGGAACTGCTTTGTGGAGGCAGTCTGCTTAGTGACCAGTGGATTCTGACTGCAGCCCACTGTATACTTTACCCACCTTGGGATAAAAACTTTACGGCTTCTGACATCCTGGTGCGCCTTGGGAAACATTACCGTGCTAAGTAAGTGCCTTCTAACCAGCTTTGAAAACATATGAGCCtggaatattttcatattttcccaCTGTAACCaccattataataatattaacaataatgaaataatacaCTGCACTGTGTAGTATAATGTATAATAACAATGAACAACAACAGGTCTAGTAGAGAAAGAAGCACCATACAACACTCACTATATAGTCTAGTGTCAGCCATTCAAGCTAAATTGATACTAACTTTACCTTCAAGTTGTGGTTTGTAAGTTACTTTAGATAAATACATGCACACATAAATACATCAGTGTAACATTTCTTGTGAAAACAAAAATTCTCTATTGTTTCTACATgtgaaaaattgaaataaatttcaATGTGTGTTAGTATTTACTCCACAAAAATATATCTATTTCAATTATTTCTGTACTACAAACAAGCATGGTAGCTTTAGATTTTTTAGTGTTCCTAGTGAAATTTTAAATATcactcaaaaataataaacatctgTAAAATTTTGTGAGGCTTGAATCCCatgaagaagaataaaagctGTTGTGCTAATATAAAAAGCCCAAATAAGTTCATATTGGGTTATTATAACATTCAGCAGGGCTCCAAACTTTTTGTGTATCTTTTGTTTAGCTTTTTAACAATCTGCCGTTCTCTTCAAACAGCTCATTTGCAAAGTGACTTAAAATGCGATAAAAATCTCATTAATTTAGGGTGATAAATACTGTAAGTTGCATTGATTGTGGAAATTAAATTTCCATTCAAATGTGTAACAAAATAGAACTGCTTCTACTCAACTTGACGTCCTATATTTTAGCAGTTCTCTTTTAAATGCAGAGAAGTCAAGTCTTTTAGTACTAGCTTTCACAATTTAACATAAAAAGCAGACTGCTAGAGTGGAAAATTACAGGTGTATCTCTTCCAGATAACACACCATACAGATACGAAATTTCATTAGTTCCTACATTTCATACTGTAAGCAAGACAGAACTACATTTTGAATTACTGAAATCGTTTAACTGCTGCCTCACTGTTGGATTCAGCTGGGAATGGGTCCAGTCTTAATGATCTCAACGGAGTTAGTCAAATTCAAaagttaattaatggacaaaaTAATTTTCTCATCACAAGTAGTTCTGTAGCCAGGAAAAGTAGTGGGGTGTGTTTATAAAGAACATAAGATACTAAATAGTAAGCAGAGGGTGGAAGAATGTATTAAAGTATATTCTTTTATACAAGAACACCTATAAAAACAGTTCATGGTATGACCACAAACTTTGGTACGTGTGACAATAAGCCCTCCTATTAAAAAAATTTCCTCTTTAATATTGGCAGAAAATAGGAACCAATTGCAACAACTGGATGAAAACTCATACTCATATACTCATTTCATACATTTTGTAAAACCCAGTGTATAATTTTCTAAGAGCATATTTTTATCAAATGCTATTGAATTGagctattttaatattttttgaaaatgaccTCTGTAGTATGTTATGTTAGGTACGCCTTTGTAAATATTAATTGGAATTTGGAGATTGTTGTACACTTCTTACAATGGTTAAAAATGCCAGGCTGATTGTCACCTATCAAACTGACATAAAGTGAATGACACTGTGTTAGTGTACTGGTTTTTATCTTATGCTGTTTAACATCAGGATTCAGTAAGTCGCCAATattgatcagaaaaaaaaattaacataagcCAACCTATTTTgcagtgttcataagaaatgtagtgCTTTATTTCATGAgttagaagtacataataaacaagaatagttattgtcaaatatccaaaatattaaaatgtatacttcaatttaaaattttcaagTATTAATATTCCAATTGTgatagaaatttgtaattttttatcttCTGATAGAGGTTCATAGAGGGCtacatccctagtaaaggatcaaaaatgaaaaatgacattacattcataatcactgactttgaaataCTCTAAAATAATAACCCACATGGCTAATGtttgaaatgtatcatttttaactttctggtaGTGGCTCTAGGGGAGTTAGGAttaccagtaaagaatcaaatatcaaaaatattttcatatttataatcagaaaccttgaaatagcacaactgctgaagacacctattgataCTGTTATGcctgagtcactgtcttgcatctAAGAGAAGATGCcgagtccaaaggcttcaagaaaatcAACTTTATTCCCCTCAAAACAAGAAgagtcagggtatttattcaaatgtGAACTACCCCTTTAATACACACAGACaaagcaaacaagcagtgacgAGCCAGGACAAGGGCAGGGTTGGAATATTCCCTGTATCAACCATTGGGTGACTGATGCCACAAGCCTGCGGTTGCCTCTGTAATGGACAAGCAATTCTTGACAGATGCATCAACTGCATTTCGGTGTGCAGCACATTTGGAGatggtctcaaaaatctcacaccCCCACCGCAGTTTTGTTTACACCGATGTGGACAAAGCAACAGTCTAAGCCAGGTTCAGCCAGATGCGAGAGAACGACAGCACTGACGTGTGCAGAAGCGGGATGGTGTagaaca of the Erpetoichthys calabaricus chromosome 2, fErpCal1.3, whole genome shotgun sequence genome contains:
- the f2 gene encoding prothrombin, whose translation is MITQTCMCMEALSLLFCVLASTYFPCRQLQCVCWKEGCLVHFNKKANVQISLPEELKKGEPRARVCRGDLPTLKRQGKCFEDSTKTNQYWQTYLECKGDKGNKNVRIKEDVNKLRECLNRDECARGNGTNYEGKVSITKSGRDCQYWSSNFPHRHRENNRSDLNPGYLLENQCRNPDNSADGPWCFTRDPLVRRETCNVPVCGKVYNPTIPVLHNSTYNTKDCLTDLGIHYEDNLSVSISGLTCLKWNSSKALELSKTKEFSSFVKLKENYCRNPDLDEEGPWCFVDHPNKTFEYCKLDFCDTPLDEYIVDNVNQSGRTVIQGPKKTHFNPRSFGNGEADCGKRPLFEKINKEDATDKELLQSYVKERVVGGKDAKEGSAPWQVMLYKKAPQELLCGGSLLSDQWILTAAHCILYPPWDKNFTASDILVRLGKHYRAKFEKQQEKIVAIDKIILHPKYNWKENLDRDIALLHMRKPTSFTNYIWPVCLPTKDVVQNLMFAGFKGRVTGWGNLFETWTSNSRSLPAVLQQINLPIVDQEKCRTSTKIKVTDNMFCAGYSSTDSKRGDACEGDSGGPFVMMNPDDGLWYQVGIVSWGEGCDRDDKFGFYTHLFRMRKWMMKVIENQDSSDQ